From Xylocopilactobacillus apis, a single genomic window includes:
- the recG gene encoding ATP-dependent DNA helicase RecG: protein MVKSKSSHLYESVSILSGVGAKKVEALSGLGIRTVMDLFYYFPYRYEDFYEQNVYNLADGDKAVLHGQVVTTPVLSRFGYKKSSLRFKMEVQDLVINVVFFNQPYLRDKIMIGEDLAVYGKWEQAKLSLTASKTVDLKKTDQLEPVYSTTASIKQWAIRKLIKSAFEDYGSELINIVPNEIRDPLHLMDEHDMIFKIHFPKSYDDVKEARQSAVFEEFFLYLGRLKWLKKDDDQLGIQVNYNLNELKQFIETLPFELTDSQKHAVNEICFDLKSEQAMNRLLQGDVGSGKTIVAALGIYAAFTAKMQSALMVPTEVLAAQHYDNLKQLFNDTNLQVALLTSGTSKSERKALLEDLKNGKIDLLIGTHALIQPDVEFNNLAFVIIDEQHRFGVNQRRALRVKGLMPNILSMTATPIPRTLAITIYGSIKISTIKEMPKGRLPIKTIWVKGASDPLIDRAVRYELEHDHQVYVVAPLVAESETMDLRNAEEIYDQYVQNYPKVEVALLHGKMKPDDKEQILNDFAAKKYRILVSTTVIEVGVDVKDATLMIIYDANRFGLSQLHQLRGRVGRSSIQSYCILVANPQNEVAKKRLELMVESNDGFFLAENDLKLRGAGEVFGNRQSGEINFKVGDPLEDQKSLQLARDAVDQVFSKDPELTDAENQNFHEFLVHTKDQDETID from the coding sequence ATGGTCAAAAGTAAAAGTTCGCATTTATATGAATCTGTTTCGATTCTTTCGGGGGTCGGTGCTAAGAAAGTTGAAGCACTTAGTGGTCTCGGAATCAGAACGGTGATGGATCTTTTTTATTATTTTCCTTATCGGTATGAGGATTTTTATGAACAAAATGTTTATAATCTGGCTGATGGTGATAAGGCGGTTTTGCATGGTCAAGTTGTAACTACACCTGTGTTAAGCAGATTCGGTTATAAAAAGAGCTCTTTACGATTTAAAATGGAAGTGCAGGATCTTGTAATTAACGTTGTATTTTTTAATCAGCCTTATTTACGGGATAAAATTATGATTGGTGAGGATCTTGCTGTCTATGGAAAATGGGAACAGGCAAAGCTTAGCTTGACTGCAAGTAAAACTGTGGACTTGAAAAAGACCGACCAGTTGGAGCCAGTTTATTCAACAACAGCTTCTATCAAACAGTGGGCAATTCGAAAACTAATTAAATCAGCTTTTGAAGATTATGGCTCTGAGTTAATTAATATAGTGCCTAATGAAATCAGAGATCCGTTACATCTGATGGATGAACACGACATGATTTTTAAAATTCATTTTCCTAAATCATATGATGATGTGAAAGAAGCACGGCAGTCAGCGGTTTTTGAAGAATTTTTTCTGTATTTAGGCCGTTTAAAGTGGTTGAAAAAGGATGACGATCAACTCGGAATTCAAGTTAACTATAATCTAAATGAATTAAAACAATTTATTGAAACTCTACCCTTTGAATTAACTGATTCGCAAAAACATGCAGTTAACGAAATTTGTTTTGATTTAAAAAGTGAACAGGCAATGAATCGCTTATTGCAGGGAGATGTTGGATCTGGTAAAACAATTGTGGCTGCACTGGGTATTTATGCAGCTTTTACTGCGAAAATGCAAAGTGCTTTAATGGTTCCAACAGAAGTTCTTGCAGCGCAGCATTACGATAATTTAAAACAACTTTTTAATGATACTAATCTTCAAGTTGCACTTTTGACAAGTGGGACCTCAAAGAGTGAGCGGAAAGCTTTACTTGAAGATTTGAAAAACGGGAAAATTGATCTATTAATTGGAACTCATGCATTGATTCAGCCAGATGTGGAATTTAATAATTTGGCATTTGTAATTATTGATGAACAGCATCGATTTGGTGTTAATCAAAGAAGAGCTCTAAGAGTTAAAGGTTTAATGCCTAACATTTTATCAATGACTGCAACCCCAATTCCTCGAACTCTAGCAATTACTATTTACGGAAGTATCAAGATATCGACCATTAAAGAAATGCCGAAGGGTCGTTTGCCAATTAAAACTATTTGGGTAAAAGGAGCAAGCGATCCATTAATTGATCGAGCTGTGCGATATGAACTAGAACATGATCATCAAGTTTACGTCGTAGCTCCTTTGGTCGCAGAATCTGAAACAATGGACCTAAGAAATGCTGAAGAAATTTATGATCAATACGTGCAAAATTATCCCAAAGTGGAAGTTGCATTGCTCCACGGAAAGATGAAGCCGGATGATAAAGAGCAAATCTTGAACGATTTTGCTGCCAAAAAGTATCGGATTTTGGTCTCCACAACGGTTATTGAAGTTGGTGTTGATGTAAAAGATGCAACTTTGATGATTATTTATGATGCAAATCGATTTGGCCTTTCGCAACTGCACCAGCTTCGAGGGCGTGTAGGACGCAGCAGTATTCAGTCTTATTGTATCTTAGTTGCTAATCCGCAAAATGAAGTTGCCAAGAAAAGGCTTGAATTGATGGTTGAATCAAATGATGGATTCTTTCTGGCGGAAAATGATCTTAAATTGCGAGGTGCAGGTGAAGTGTTTGGTAATCGTCAGTCTGGTGAAATTAATTTTAAAGTCGGTGATCCGCTAGAAGATCAAAAAAGTCTGCAGCTAGCAAGAGACGCAGTTGATCAAGTATTTAGCAAAGATCCAGAATTAACTGATGCAGAGAATCAAAACTTTCATGAATTTTTAGTTCATACTAAAGATCAAGACGAAACTATTGATTAA
- the plsX gene encoding phosphate acyltransferase PlsX: MMKIAIDAMGGDFAPQAVVEGVQKFLSEDQETKIRLFGQQEAIEKLIEPSNQLEIINTTEVVDGNDEPVAAIRHKKDSSLVRAAQDVKEGNSDGYLSFGNTGAVLAAGIFVIGRIKNVERPALMPTLPTKVLNTFYNMLDVGANAESKVKYLVQFAQMGSIYASDLRGVKKPIVKLLNIGSEEHKGDELHQSVYQELKQLKEINFQGNIEPNEIMDAKADVIVTDGFTGNAVLKTMEGTMKTVLHLLKDSLMSGNLKTKMGALLVKGSLGNLAEQFNNSRFGGAVLLGVNAPVIKGHGNSQPETVYYAIKQVKEMIQGQTVQKFKNLYE; this comes from the coding sequence GTGATGAAAATTGCAATTGATGCGATGGGAGGAGATTTTGCTCCCCAAGCAGTCGTTGAAGGGGTACAGAAATTTTTAAGTGAAGATCAAGAAACTAAGATTAGACTATTTGGTCAACAAGAAGCAATAGAAAAACTAATCGAACCTTCGAACCAGCTTGAAATTATAAACACTACTGAAGTGGTTGATGGTAATGATGAACCAGTAGCTGCAATTAGACATAAAAAAGATTCATCACTTGTTCGAGCAGCTCAAGATGTTAAAGAAGGTAATTCCGATGGTTACTTATCTTTTGGTAATACAGGGGCAGTTTTGGCAGCTGGAATTTTTGTCATTGGACGGATTAAAAATGTTGAGCGGCCAGCCTTAATGCCAACTTTGCCGACAAAGGTCCTAAATACATTTTATAACATGCTTGATGTTGGAGCTAACGCTGAATCAAAAGTTAAATATCTAGTTCAGTTTGCCCAAATGGGCTCAATTTATGCGTCTGATTTAAGAGGCGTAAAAAAACCAATTGTAAAATTATTAAATATTGGATCTGAAGAGCATAAAGGAGACGAACTGCATCAGAGTGTTTATCAAGAATTAAAGCAATTGAAAGAAATTAATTTTCAGGGTAATATTGAACCCAACGAAATTATGGATGCCAAGGCTGATGTGATTGTAACTGATGGTTTCACTGGGAATGCTGTCTTAAAAACAATGGAAGGCACGATGAAAACAGTTCTACACCTTTTAAAAGATTCCTTAATGTCAGGCAATCTTAAAACTAAGATGGGAGCCCTTTTAGTTAAAGGAAGTCTTGGTAATTTAGCAGAACAATTTAATAATTCTCGTTTTGGCGGTGCTGTGTTGTTGGGGGTTAATGCGCCAGTGATAAAAGGGCATGGAAATTCTCAGCCGGAAACAGTATACTATGCAATTAAGCAGGTTAAAGAGATGATTCAAGGACAGACTGTTCAAAAATTTAAAAACTTGTATGAATGA
- the acpP gene encoding acyl carrier protein has product MTDEEIFNKIKDVIIQQFEIDPAKVTPDLNFKNDLDADSISLLEFSLELENEFGKEISDDDAEKLQTVQDAVNFIKAQN; this is encoded by the coding sequence ATGACTGACGAAGAAATATTCAATAAAATAAAGGATGTTATTATCCAACAATTTGAAATCGATCCAGCTAAAGTAACACCCGATCTAAACTTTAAAAATGATTTAGATGCAGACTCAATTTCACTATTAGAATTTTCGCTAGAGCTGGAAAATGAATTTGGCAAAGAAATATCCGATGATGATGCAGAAAAGCTTCAAACTGTACAAGATGCGGTAAACTTTATCAAAGCACAAAACTAA
- a CDS encoding ABC transporter ATP-binding protein — protein sequence MDTEKDNTLLEIEHLHTSFRIGESFYDAVDDCSLKLHKNEIYALVGESGCGKSTLATSIIGLLDAKNSKIEGSIKYRDQELIGMNSDEYDKIRGEDIGMIFQDPLSSLNPLMRVGDQITESLLYHTKMTSEEREKKALSLLERVGIVNPEETYRRYPHELSGGMRQRIMISIAVACSPEIIIADEPTTALDVTIQAQIIDLLKDIQKEKESGIILITHDLGVVAETADQVGVMYAGQIVETGSVYDIFEDPKHPYTRSLLNSIPQADSLGDKLHVIQGNVPPLTEMKRSGCRFAPRIPWIPDSAHEENPTYHEVGDGHYVLCTCYQDFHFEDQ from the coding sequence TTGGATACGGAAAAAGATAATACGCTTTTAGAGATTGAGCACCTACACACGTCTTTTCGAATAGGCGAATCATTTTATGATGCTGTGGATGATTGTTCGTTGAAACTGCATAAAAATGAAATCTATGCTCTAGTCGGAGAATCAGGTTGTGGCAAGTCGACGCTTGCGACCAGTATTATTGGTTTACTAGATGCAAAAAACTCGAAAATTGAGGGATCAATAAAATACCGCGATCAAGAGTTAATTGGGATGAATTCTGATGAATATGACAAGATTCGGGGCGAAGATATTGGAATGATTTTCCAAGATCCATTGTCTTCTCTAAATCCTTTAATGCGGGTTGGGGATCAAATTACGGAATCTCTGTTATATCACACAAAAATGACTAGTGAAGAACGCGAAAAGAAGGCGTTAAGTTTACTTGAAAGAGTTGGGATTGTAAATCCTGAAGAGACTTATCGCAGATATCCTCATGAACTTTCAGGCGGAATGCGTCAGAGAATTATGATTTCAATTGCTGTAGCCTGCAGTCCAGAAATAATTATTGCAGATGAACCTACAACCGCGCTTGATGTGACAATTCAAGCTCAGATTATTGATCTTTTAAAGGATATTCAAAAAGAGAAAGAGTCAGGAATTATTTTAATTACCCATGATCTTGGTGTTGTTGCTGAAACTGCTGATCAAGTAGGTGTAATGTATGCTGGTCAAATTGTTGAAACTGGCAGCGTTTATGATATCTTTGAAGATCCAAAACATCCTTATACCCGTTCACTATTAAACTCAATTCCTCAAGCAGATTCATTGGGTGATAAATTACATGTTATTCAAGGGAACGTTCCGCCGCTAACCGAAATGAAGCGTTCCGGCTGTCGTTTTGCACCACGAATTCCGTGGATTCCTGATTCTGCACACGAAGAAAATCCAACATATCATGAAGTGGGAGATGGACATTACGTTTTATGTACGTGTTATCAAGATTTCCACTTTGAGGATCAATAG
- a CDS encoding ATP-binding cassette domain-containing protein, with protein sequence MSLIEIKNLKVWYPIRGGFFNTIKGYVKAVDDVTFDIEEGETYGLIGESGSGKTTIGKSVVGIERVSSGSILYKNEDVTKSHNRKSLKYNRDVQMIFQDSLSSLNPRKRIFDIIAEPMRNFEHPSKTEEKHRVKELLDIVGMPSGSMYKYPFEFSGGQRQRIGIARAVATHPKVIVADEPVSALDLSVQAQVLNYMQDIQKEFNISYLLISHDLGVVRHMCKNLAIMTRGRLVEVGTREDIYNNPQHIYTKRLLAAIPDINPRNREEDTKERLKVEKEYDEDEKSWYDKDHRVLDLKPISETHFAAVPEETLKSNEGGE encoded by the coding sequence ATGAGTTTAATTGAAATAAAAAATTTAAAAGTCTGGTATCCCATTAGAGGTGGATTTTTTAACACAATTAAGGGGTATGTAAAAGCCGTTGATGATGTAACCTTTGACATTGAAGAAGGAGAAACATACGGCTTAATTGGGGAGTCTGGTTCCGGTAAAACAACAATTGGAAAGTCAGTCGTTGGAATTGAAAGAGTTTCTTCTGGCTCAATTCTTTATAAAAATGAAGACGTTACAAAATCGCATAATCGTAAATCACTCAAATATAATCGTGACGTTCAGATGATCTTCCAAGATTCACTTTCAAGTTTAAATCCACGTAAGCGGATCTTTGATATTATTGCCGAACCAATGCGAAATTTTGAACACCCCTCCAAAACTGAAGAGAAACATCGGGTTAAAGAATTGCTCGACATTGTTGGAATGCCTTCTGGTTCAATGTATAAATATCCGTTTGAATTTAGTGGCGGACAGCGTCAGAGAATTGGAATTGCAAGAGCAGTTGCAACTCACCCAAAAGTTATTGTTGCAGATGAACCTGTTTCAGCACTAGATCTCTCAGTTCAAGCACAAGTTTTAAATTATATGCAGGATATTCAAAAAGAATTTAATATCTCTTATCTTTTAATATCACATGATTTAGGGGTTGTGCGTCATATGTGTAAAAATCTTGCAATTATGACTCGTGGAAGATTAGTAGAAGTCGGGACTCGTGAAGATATTTATAATAATCCGCAGCATATTTATACTAAGCGTCTTTTAGCAGCGATTCCGGATATTAATCCACGTAATCGAGAAGAAGATACAAAAGAACGTCTTAAAGTTGAAAAAGAATATGATGAAGACGAAAAGTCTTGGTATGATAAAGATCATCGGGTTCTTGATTTAAAACCAATATCAGAAACTCATTTTGCAGCAGTACCTGAAGAAACGCTGAAATCAAATGAAGGGGGAGAGTAA
- a CDS encoding ABC transporter permease: MWKTILRRVLLMIPQIIILSILVFFLAKLMPGDPFSGKITPKTDPATIARLKQQLGLNDPPLVQYWHWVVNVFHGNLGMSYTYERPVIGLIGERAANTFWLGLLTAILTYALAIPLGVIAGRHEGQWPDRVIAFYNFIVNAIPPFAIYLILLILFSFILKIFPSSGTVSANAHGFFGVVMSRLYHMILPAIAMTLSGTISIVQYLRSGIIDNTQEDYVKTARSKGVPENVIFRKHILRNSFLPIASSIGLTILNLLSGALVAEQIFSYPGMGQLFMQSVMSRDYSVMIALTLLFGILTLIGNLLSDIIMSIVDPRIRIQ; this comes from the coding sequence ATGTGGAAAACAATTTTAAGACGAGTTCTTTTAATGATCCCGCAAATTATTATTTTGAGCATTTTGGTTTTTTTCTTAGCCAAATTAATGCCGGGCGACCCCTTTAGTGGGAAAATTACCCCGAAAACTGATCCCGCAACGATTGCAAGATTAAAACAGCAACTGGGGTTAAATGATCCACCGTTGGTTCAGTATTGGCATTGGGTTGTTAATGTCTTTCATGGTAACTTGGGGATGAGTTATACATATGAACGTCCAGTGATTGGTTTAATAGGTGAAAGAGCCGCAAATACTTTTTGGCTTGGCTTGTTAACGGCAATCCTAACTTATGCTTTGGCAATTCCTTTAGGAGTAATTGCAGGACGTCATGAAGGACAATGGCCTGATCGAGTTATTGCTTTTTATAATTTTATCGTTAATGCAATTCCGCCTTTTGCAATTTACTTAATTCTCTTAATTCTATTTTCATTTATTTTGAAAATTTTTCCTTCCAGTGGAACCGTTTCTGCTAATGCTCACGGATTTTTCGGAGTGGTGATGTCGCGGCTGTACCATATGATACTCCCGGCAATTGCGATGACGTTATCAGGAACAATTAGTATTGTTCAATACTTACGTTCAGGAATTATTGATAATACGCAGGAAGATTATGTTAAGACCGCTCGTTCAAAAGGGGTACCAGAAAATGTTATCTTCAGAAAACACATTTTAAGAAATTCATTTTTACCAATTGCTTCTTCAATTGGATTGACAATTCTTAATTTACTTAGTGGAGCTTTAGTAGCTGAACAGATCTTCTCATATCCGGGGATGGGACAGTTGTTTATGCAGTCAGTAATGAGTCGTGATTATTCGGTAATGATTGCGTTAACGTTATTGTTTGGAATCTTAACCCTGATTGGTAATTTACTGTCAGATATAATTATGAGTATCGTGGATCCACGGATTAGAATTCAGTAG
- a CDS encoding ABC transporter permease — translation MENKDQKNEKLNNQEEVTPSTFKVIYREIIHDKLAMFSLFVALFIILFSLIGSFFLNQNQILKVDIMNSWLKPGQNGHLLGTDNSGYDLLGFLILGARNSILMGFALAIIIEVVGIFVGLISAYFGGVVDLIIMRIVDFFMILPFLMTIISIVSIWQHYTPLNLVLLMAAFSWMGTTRLMRSLALSQRDRDYVLASKTSGTSTFAIIFREILPNISTFIITDFTLTLASMIGFEVTLSYLGFGLPTSVPSLGTLIGYASDTNFMLTYPWGWLPALILLIVLTVSINFFGQALRRAADARQRTA, via the coding sequence ATGGAAAATAAAGATCAAAAAAATGAAAAATTAAATAATCAAGAAGAAGTAACCCCATCTACCTTTAAAGTAATTTACCGGGAAATTATTCATGATAAGCTGGCAATGTTTTCGCTTTTTGTTGCCTTATTCATTATTTTATTTTCACTTATCGGCAGCTTTTTCTTAAACCAAAATCAAATTTTAAAAGTTGATATTATGAACTCTTGGTTAAAACCGGGACAAAACGGACACCTTTTAGGAACTGATAATTCAGGTTACGATTTATTGGGATTTTTAATTCTTGGTGCCAGAAACTCTATTTTGATGGGATTTGCTTTAGCAATCATTATTGAAGTTGTTGGGATTTTTGTTGGTTTGATAAGTGCATACTTCGGGGGAGTCGTTGATTTAATCATTATGCGGATCGTTGATTTCTTTATGATTTTGCCGTTCTTAATGACGATTATCTCAATCGTTTCAATTTGGCAGCACTATACACCTCTTAATTTAGTGCTGTTAATGGCCGCATTTTCTTGGATGGGGACAACTCGTTTAATGAGGTCGCTTGCTTTATCTCAAAGAGACCGCGATTATGTTTTGGCCTCTAAAACATCAGGAACTAGTACATTTGCCATTATTTTTCGAGAGATTCTTCCTAATATCTCAACTTTTATTATCACTGATTTTACGTTAACTCTTGCTAGTATGATTGGTTTTGAGGTCACACTTAGTTATCTAGGATTTGGTTTGCCGACAAGTGTTCCAAGTCTTGGGACACTGATTGGATATGCAAGTGACACTAACTTTATGTTGACCTATCCATGGGGCTGGTTACCGGCGTTAATTTTATTAATTGTTTTAACTGTTAGTATTAATTTTTTTGGTCAGGCTTTAAGAAGAGCAGCTGACGCAAGACAAAGAACAGCATAA
- a CDS encoding oligopeptide ABC transporter substrate-binding protein, whose translation MIKFKKALTTGITLLATTMLVACGSSSSSSSSSSTDSSKNDAAKSSLKFKTATKKGNTMGGTLNVAEINDTPFTALWLPEIQTSAIDADIMRWSYEPLFKTDEHFNFVDGGPADIKLDNKAKTATITLNPKLKWSDGEKVVAKDIEYPYEMVANKDTITERYNDQYENIEGVKEYHEGKAKTISGITYPNGENGDSVVLHFKEMKPGMDVSGNGWFWENAEPYHYLKDVAFKDLKSSKKNNTNPVFYGPYKVDNIVSGQSVTFVPNKYYYQGTPHLKKVTVSIVSPATLAQQIKAHKYDLIDVKSSVWDNVKNTKGYDFLGVKPLEYSYMAFRVGKFDKDKGTIVQDPNAKMGNEKLRQAMAYAMNVDQVVEKFSHGLGYRDTTLVPTGFGEFHDSKAKGFPYNPTKAKKLLDEAGYKMGKDGYRTDPKGKKLVITLSAMSGKPEQQSIMDNYIQKWKDVGLHVKLMNGKLTEFNSFYDNLTKDAKGFDIFMAAWSLSTEPSNAATMWSANQPMNYGRFNSAKNNQLIKDVQSEKSITDHDYFVNAMIKWQDNMNKEAYIIPIDRAYKVTALNSKVENYSQKLADQQNATMNYYKIGISK comes from the coding sequence ATGATTAAATTCAAAAAAGCCTTGACTACGGGGATAACATTATTGGCGACAACAATGCTAGTTGCTTGTGGGTCAAGTAGTTCAAGCAGTAGCTCTTCAAGCACTGATTCAAGCAAGAATGATGCAGCTAAATCTTCACTTAAGTTTAAAACTGCTACCAAAAAGGGCAATACAATGGGCGGCACTTTAAATGTAGCTGAGATTAATGACACTCCATTTACAGCTTTATGGCTGCCTGAAATTCAAACTAGTGCTATTGATGCGGATATTATGAGATGGTCGTATGAGCCGTTGTTTAAAACTGATGAGCATTTCAATTTTGTAGATGGTGGACCAGCAGATATTAAGCTTGATAATAAGGCAAAGACTGCCACAATCACCCTTAATCCTAAGTTGAAATGGTCTGATGGTGAGAAAGTAGTTGCTAAAGATATTGAGTATCCTTATGAAATGGTAGCTAATAAAGATACGATTACTGAAAGATATAATGATCAGTATGAAAATATCGAAGGCGTTAAGGAGTATCACGAAGGAAAAGCAAAGACTATTTCTGGAATTACTTATCCAAACGGTGAAAATGGTGATAGCGTTGTTCTTCATTTTAAAGAAATGAAACCAGGAATGGACGTTTCAGGTAATGGTTGGTTCTGGGAAAATGCTGAACCTTATCATTACTTGAAAGATGTTGCATTTAAAGATTTAAAATCTTCAAAGAAGAATAATACTAATCCTGTATTTTATGGTCCATATAAAGTAGATAATATTGTAAGCGGACAGTCAGTTACTTTTGTACCTAACAAATATTACTATCAAGGGACTCCACATTTAAAGAAAGTTACAGTTTCAATCGTGAGCCCAGCAACGTTAGCGCAACAGATTAAAGCTCATAAATATGATCTAATCGATGTAAAGTCAAGCGTTTGGGATAATGTTAAGAATACTAAAGGTTATGATTTCTTAGGTGTAAAACCGCTTGAATATTCATACATGGCATTTAGAGTTGGTAAATTTGACAAAGATAAAGGTACTATCGTTCAGGATCCAAATGCCAAAATGGGTAACGAAAAATTACGTCAAGCAATGGCTTATGCAATGAATGTTGATCAAGTTGTTGAGAAATTTAGTCATGGCTTAGGTTATCGTGATACAACTCTAGTTCCAACTGGTTTTGGTGAATTCCACGATTCTAAAGCTAAAGGCTTCCCTTATAACCCAACTAAGGCTAAGAAACTCTTAGACGAAGCTGGATACAAGATGGGTAAAGATGGTTACAGAACTGATCCTAAAGGTAAGAAATTAGTTATTACTTTAAGTGCAATGTCTGGGAAACCTGAACAACAGTCTATTATGGATAATTACATCCAGAAATGGAAAGATGTTGGTCTCCATGTTAAATTAATGAATGGTAAATTAACTGAATTTAATTCCTTCTATGATAATTTGACAAAAGATGCTAAAGGATTTGATATCTTCATGGCAGCATGGTCACTTTCTACTGAGCCAAGTAATGCAGCAACAATGTGGAGCGCAAATCAGCCAATGAATTATGGTAGATTTAATAGCGCTAAGAATAACCAATTGATTAAAGATGTTCAATCTGAAAAATCTATAACTGATCATGATTATTTTGTTAATGCAATGATTAAGTGGCAGGATAATATGAACAAGGAAGCTTATATAATTCCTATCGATCGTGCATATAAAGTAACTGCCCTTAATAGTAAAGTTGAAAACTACTCACAGAAATTAGCTGATCAACAAAATGCTACAATGAACTATTACAAGATTGGTATCAGCAAATAA
- the rnc gene encoding ribonuclease III produces MDTKIERIIKLQNKLESRFGIKVDYALLVQAMSHTSYINEINEDRSKSYEKLEFLGDAVLQFVITSYIYKNYSDLDEGELTRFRANIVQSASLSQFSLEIGLDKAVLLGQGELKNSGNKRRSLMEDVFESLLGAIYLSTGLSDVVKFLNESVIKDIKNGTLKMNVDYKTTLQELLQEDGTIKIEYIPREHIDQKEDWTTDLYVNGELLSSGIGHNRKLAEQEAAKEALQKIQTDKEN; encoded by the coding sequence ATGGATACAAAAATAGAACGAATAATAAAATTACAGAATAAATTAGAAAGTCGCTTTGGAATTAAAGTTGACTATGCTCTTTTAGTTCAGGCCATGTCACATACTAGTTATATTAATGAAATTAATGAAGACCGTTCTAAGAGTTATGAGAAGTTGGAATTTTTGGGTGATGCAGTTCTTCAATTTGTAATCACCTCGTATATTTATAAAAATTACTCTGATCTTGATGAAGGAGAATTGACGAGATTTCGGGCTAATATTGTCCAGTCTGCAAGTCTTAGTCAATTTTCACTTGAAATTGGACTTGATAAAGCAGTCTTACTAGGACAAGGTGAATTAAAAAATAGCGGCAATAAAAGAAGATCATTAATGGAGGACGTTTTTGAATCTCTTTTAGGAGCGATCTATTTAAGCACGGGTTTATCCGATGTCGTTAAGTTTTTAAATGAAAGCGTCATTAAAGATATCAAAAATGGCACTTTAAAAATGAATGTCGATTACAAAACAACGCTGCAGGAATTACTTCAAGAAGACGGGACTATAAAGATTGAATATATTCCGCGAGAGCACATTGATCAGAAAGAGGACTGGACGACAGATCTTTATGTTAACGGTGAATTACTAAGCAGTGGAATCGGTCATAATCGAAAATTAGCGGAGCAGGAAGCCGCAAAGGAAGCACTTCAAAAAATTCAAACAGATAAGGAAAATTGA